A genome region from Frankineae bacterium MT45 includes the following:
- a CDS encoding prepilin-type N-terminal cleavage/methylation domain-containing protein, protein MQPILTRAVARIRHRAQGDAGVTLVELMVTMTLTSILAVAALGMFLASNKATGADIDANLSTASARGALDSWTSMVQTAALPGTGSPATLANTITNPLGKGQIISSLTPTSVLFFTNLNNRSVDINKVAVTTASTLVKLEWRPSDAAGAAATICPISAAPGCLVETRYSPSNLLTIMNTRVLVTHAQAGAQSATDACGDSSTVAQTRLFTACSNGAPAAKTLSAACVLDGDGLCRSTAEDPSIISTSNVNALISGSPVSTIVIAFTVTNHDSNGDLHQQSYVSAAAITGTLTTSIGS, encoded by the coding sequence ATGCAACCGATCCTGACCCGAGCCGTTGCGCGCATCCGCCACCGGGCACAGGGTGACGCCGGCGTCACGCTGGTCGAGTTGATGGTCACGATGACGCTGACCAGCATCCTGGCCGTCGCCGCCTTGGGTATGTTCCTGGCCTCGAACAAGGCCACCGGCGCCGACATCGACGCCAACCTCTCGACAGCGTCCGCGCGGGGTGCCCTCGATTCGTGGACGTCGATGGTGCAGACGGCCGCACTCCCCGGCACGGGTTCGCCGGCCACGCTGGCCAACACGATCACCAACCCGCTGGGCAAGGGGCAGATCATCTCGTCACTGACACCTACGAGCGTCCTGTTCTTCACGAACCTGAACAACCGCAGCGTGGACATCAACAAGGTGGCCGTCACCACGGCCAGTACCCTGGTCAAGCTTGAGTGGCGCCCTAGCGACGCCGCAGGTGCAGCAGCCACTATCTGTCCGATCTCGGCCGCCCCCGGTTGCCTCGTAGAGACCCGGTATTCACCCAGCAATCTGCTCACGATCATGAACACGCGGGTTCTCGTCACCCACGCCCAGGCCGGGGCACAATCGGCGACCGATGCCTGCGGTGACTCCTCCACCGTCGCACAGACCCGGCTCTTCACCGCTTGCTCGAATGGTGCACCGGCCGCCAAGACGCTCAGCGCGGCCTGCGTGCTCGACGGCGATGGTCTCTGCCGCAGCACGGCCGAAGACCCCTCCATCATCTCCACCTCGAACGTGAACGCGCTGATCTCCGGATCGCCGGTCTCGACGATCGTGATCGCGTTCACCGTCACCAACCATGACAGCAACGGCGACCTACACCAGCAGAGCTACGTCTCCGCGGCGGCGATCACCGGCACCCTCACCACCTCCATCGGCAGCTAG